The following DNA comes from Pseudomonas sp. Tri1.
TCACCCTGGCGCAGAAAATGGTCGGCAAGGCCTGCGGCGTCAAGGGCGTCCGTCCTGGCACCTACTGCGAGCCTAAAATGACCACCGTCGGCTCCCAGGACACCACTGGCCCGATGACCCGTGACGAACTCAAGGACCTGGCGTGCCTGGGCTTCTCGACCGACCTGGTGATGCAGTCCTTCTGCCACACCGCGGCCTATCCAAAGCCGATCGACGTGACCACCCACCACACCCTGCCTGACTTCATCATGACCCGTGGCGGCGTGTCCCTGCGTCCGGGCGACGGCATCATCCACAGCTGGCTGAACCGCATGCTGCTGCCGGACACCGTCGGTACCGGTGGTGACTCCCACACCCGTTTCCCGATCGGTATCTCGTTCCCGGCCGGTTCCGGCCTGGTGGCCTTCGCCGCTGCCACCGGCGTCATGCCGCTGGACATGCCGGAATCGATCCTGGTTCGTTTCAAGGGCAAGCTGCAACCGGGCGTCACCCTGCGCGACCTGGTGCATGCCATCCCTTACTACGCGATCCAGAAAGGCCTGTTGACCGTAGAGAAGAAAGGCAAGAAGAACGCCTTCTCCGGCCGCATCCTGGAGATCGAAGGTCTGGAAACCCTGACCGTCGAGCAAGCCTTCGAACTGTCCGACGCCTCGGCCGAACGTTCGGCTGCCGGTTGCACCATCAAGCTGTCCAAGGAATCGATTGCCGAGTACCTGCAATCGAATATCACCCTGCTGCGCTGGATGATCGGCGAAGGCTACGGCGATGCCCGCACTCTGGAGCGTCGTGCCCAGGCGATGGAAGCCTGGCTGGCCAACCCGGAACTGCTGGAAGCCGACAAGGACGCCGAATACGCCGAAGTCATCGAGATCGACCTGGCCGACGTCAAGGAGCCTGTGCTCTGCGCGCCGAACGACCCGGACGACGCCCGCCTGCTGTCCAGCGTTGCTGGCCAGAAGATCGACGAAGTGTTCATTGGTTCGTGCATGACCAACATCGGTCACTTCCGCGCTGCCGGTAAACTGCTGGATCAGGTCAAGGGTCAGCTGCCAACCCGTCTGTGGCTGTCGCCACCGACCAAGATGGACGCTCACCAACTGACCGAAGAAGGCTACTACGGCATCTACGGCAAGGCTGGTGCACGGATGGAAATGCCAGGCTGCTCGCTGTGCATGGGTAACCAGGCACGCGTCGAGCCGAACTCCACCGTGGTGTCGACTTCGACCCGTAACTTCCCGAACCGTCTGGGTGACGGCGCGAACGTCTACCTGGCTTCGGCCGAACTGGCGTCCGTTGCGTCCATCCTGGGTCGCCTGCCGACCGTCGAGGAGTACATGGAATACGCTGGCAAGATCGACAGCATGGCAGCGGACGTATACCGCTACCTGAGCTTCGACCAGATCGCCGAGTTCCGTGAAGCAGCTGCAAACGCCAACATCCCGGTCGTTCAAGCCTAACGCTTCAACGCCCGACTAAAAACGCCGCCCTTCTTGCGAGGGGCGGCGTTTTTTTATGCCTGCTGTTTCGATGCAATCGGAGCAACCGCTATCGCGAGCGAGCTCGCTCCCACAGCGCATTCGTGGTGGACGCAATGCCTATGAACGCCCCGCAAACCTGTGGGAGCGAGCTTGCTCGCGATGACGGCGGCACATTCAACATCACTGCCAGCCGAACCGCCGCCATCGCGAGCAGGCTCGCTCCCACAAGGGGACGGTCAGGCCATAAGGGAGTAGATCAACGCGGTGATCGCCACCAGGCCCACCAATGTTACGAACACATTGGACGTCAGGCCGCGATAGCGGGCCATGGCCGGAACTTTGCGGATAGCGTACATCGGCATCAGGAACAGGATGGCCGCGATGACCGGGCCGCCGAGGGTTTCGATCATGCCCAGGATGCTCGGGTTGAGCGTGGCAACGATCCAGCACACCACCAGCATGAACGCCGCCGTCAGACGGTCCAGGGTCTTGGGCGCCGGACGGCGGCCGCTCTTGACGATCAGGCCCTTGAGGCCTTCGCTGGCACCGATGTAATGACCAAGGAAGGACTTGGAGATCGCCACGAATGCAATCAACGGAGCGGCAAAAGCGATGGTCGGGTTGCTGAAATGGTTGGCCAGGTACGACAGGATCGACAGATTCTGCGCCTTGGCTTCGGCCAGTTGTGCCGGAGACAGGGTCAGCACGCAACTGAACACAAAGAACAGCACCATCACCACCATCAGCACATGGGCGCGCGACAGGATCTGAGCGCTGCGCTCTTCGGCGTTAGCGCCATACCGACGCTTCTGGTCCACCGCAAACGCCGAGATGATCGGCGAATGGTTGAACGAGAACACCATCACCGGGATCGCCAGCCACAAGGTGTGCAGCAGCGCCGAAGGTTCAGGTGGCGTGGAGGCCGTGGTCAGGATGCCGCCG
Coding sequences within:
- the acnB gene encoding bifunctional aconitate hydratase 2/2-methylisocitrate dehydratase — encoded protein: MLEAYRKHIEERAALGIVPQPLNAEQTAGLIELLKNPPAGEEAFLVDLITNRVPPGVDEAAYVKAGFLSALAKGEAQSPLLDKKRAVELLGTMQGGYNIVTLVDLLDDAELAPVAAKELKHTLLMFDAFHDVAEKAKNGNVHAKAVLQSWADGEWFKNRPVLADKISLRVFKVTGETNTDDLSPAPDAWSRPDIPLHALAMLKMARDGIVPDEQGKTGPMKQIEEMRGQGFPIAYVGDVVGTGSSRKSATNSVLWFFGDDVPFVPNKRAGGFCFGSKIAPIFYNTMEDAGALPIEFDVSNMHMGDVIDLYPHAGKVCKHGTDEVLTTFEMKTPVLLDEVRAGGRIPLIIGRGLTEKARAELGLPPSDLFKKPEAPAESTKGFTLAQKMVGKACGVKGVRPGTYCEPKMTTVGSQDTTGPMTRDELKDLACLGFSTDLVMQSFCHTAAYPKPIDVTTHHTLPDFIMTRGGVSLRPGDGIIHSWLNRMLLPDTVGTGGDSHTRFPIGISFPAGSGLVAFAAATGVMPLDMPESILVRFKGKLQPGVTLRDLVHAIPYYAIQKGLLTVEKKGKKNAFSGRILEIEGLETLTVEQAFELSDASAERSAAGCTIKLSKESIAEYLQSNITLLRWMIGEGYGDARTLERRAQAMEAWLANPELLEADKDAEYAEVIEIDLADVKEPVLCAPNDPDDARLLSSVAGQKIDEVFIGSCMTNIGHFRAAGKLLDQVKGQLPTRLWLSPPTKMDAHQLTEEGYYGIYGKAGARMEMPGCSLCMGNQARVEPNSTVVSTSTRNFPNRLGDGANVYLASAELASVASILGRLPTVEEYMEYAGKIDSMAADVYRYLSFDQIAEFREAAANANIPVVQA
- a CDS encoding serine/threonine transporter; protein product: MNDQANSVEERFETTVPATLSQWSRHDTTWMLGLFGTAIGAGTLFLPINAGLGGFWPLLILALLAFPMTFYAHRGLTRFVLSGRDGADITEVVEEHFGLKAGALITLLYFFAIFPILLIYSVALTNTVSSFLEHQLHIQPPPRVVLSLVLILGLLAVVRCGEQAIVKAMSLMVYPFIVALLFLAVFLIPHWNGGILTTASTPPEPSALLHTLWLAIPVMVFSFNHSPIISAFAVDQKRRYGANAEERSAQILSRAHVLMVVMVLFFVFSCVLTLSPAQLAEAKAQNLSILSYLANHFSNPTIAFAAPLIAFVAISKSFLGHYIGASEGLKGLIVKSGRRPAPKTLDRLTAAFMLVVCWIVATLNPSILGMIETLGGPVIAAILFLMPMYAIRKVPAMARYRGLTSNVFVTLVGLVAITALIYSLMA